The nucleotide window GGAACCTTGGCCGATCGTGCCCTGTCAAGCCTCGGGATGCGTCGATTGCCAGGCGCTACCACCCCCTGAGGATCCTCCCCTTTATCTCCATGCGATCCCAAACGGTCGCATCTGGGTGCAACGACATCGCAACGTCTGGTCGCACAGCCACGGTGTGGCCGTGATCAACCAAAACAGTTGCTACGAAACAAACCTCTGCCGCCATTACCCCTGGCCATGGCCTGGTTGTCGCCACCAGGAAGCCTTCGGACCGCTCAGTCTTCAGATGTTGCAAGCGGCGGAATCAACCCTGTCGAAAGCCCAAGTCGTTGATAGCCCCGTTCTCGCTGTCGCTGAACTTTCCGGAGAAATGTTCTTTCACTGGCAACTGGAGCTGCTTCCCAGATTGGGGCGCGTTTGGGGGGAAGCGCTCAAGCGCTGGCCCAACCTGCGTGTCTGGCATAACGGGGGGGACAAGTCGTATGTGAGAGATGGTCTGGAACGACTGGGGATCAACCGCAGCCGCCTCCTTCCTGGTTGCGATCACCTGTCGGCGAGCACGCTGATCGTGCCTGGCTTTGCCAGCAGTTTCGGCAAACCTTCATCGGCGAACCTCGCCTGGCTGGAACGCTTCTGGGATCTCCCAGGTCCATCCAAAGCCACCAGAGCGACGGCGGCGAAGGGCAGCACTCGCCTCTGGTTCGGCAGACCTGGAGCCTTGCACCGAACGGTGATCGGGGAACAACACTGGAGTACCAAGTTGCGTGCACCCTTCATGCAGCAAGGCAGCATCCGCGAACAGCAGGCTCAGGTGATGCAGACCGATCTCGTGATCGCACCTCATGGGGCTGGTATGGCCAATCTTTTGGCTGCTCCCGTTGGGAGTGAAGTGATTGAGCTGGTGAATCCCGCCTATCAACCGCCTTATTTCGACGGATTGATCGCCCGCCGACAGCTCCGACACCGCAAACTGGAGACACGCCCTACCCCCTTGCCCCTGCAGGAATGGCTGTATGCAGGTCCTCTGGCTTTCCCCATTGATCTTGGAACTGAGTCAAGCCCTGCCGCAGAAGCTCTGGCATCATTGACTTCATGAGCAGTTCGAGGATTTCAGAAGAGTTGCGGCAGGCTCTGGCCCGCCTGGCTGAGGAGACAACTCCAGATCCAGTACTGCTCGAACGCATTGCCCGCTGGCGTCGAGCCTGCGGTGATGCCGAAACGGCCGCGCAGTGGCAAACCTGGAGTCTCCTGCCTCCCAGCTCCGAAGAACTGCGTCCTGCGCTCGCCAGACTTTTGGGAGCAATCGGTGAAAACCAACAGGCAGTACAACTGCTCTCAGACTCTGACCAACGCCACAGCTGGGAACGCCTGGCGGTTTTGCTTGAGCGCAAAAAATTCAAACAAGCTGCAT belongs to Synechococcus sp. WH 7805 and includes:
- a CDS encoding DUF563 domain-containing protein, translated to MSPTRETASSLHAQALADLEAGRPLATLKAWQALLQQDSAAVHRHLQAAAATLKTDPVASISRQAIQLAHELLVHTPTDTEVHQLGRLLQSWGEVALPEVPSRAVQLLERAWSCGRNDRLDQMLADLHARLGYGSGAHWLAAPSDPPEPWPIVPCQASGCVDCQALPPPEDPPLYLHAIPNGRIWVQRHRNVWSHSHGVAVINQNSCYETNLCRHYPWPWPGCRHQEAFGPLSLQMLQAAESTLSKAQVVDSPVLAVAELSGEMFFHWQLELLPRLGRVWGEALKRWPNLRVWHNGGDKSYVRDGLERLGINRSRLLPGCDHLSASTLIVPGFASSFGKPSSANLAWLERFWDLPGPSKATRATAAKGSTRLWFGRPGALHRTVIGEQHWSTKLRAPFMQQGSIREQQAQVMQTDLVIAPHGAGMANLLAAPVGSEVIELVNPAYQPPYFDGLIARRQLRHRKLETRPTPLPLQEWLYAGPLAFPIDLGTESSPAAEALASLTS